One segment of Daphnia magna isolate NIES linkage group LG2, ASM2063170v1.1, whole genome shotgun sequence DNA contains the following:
- the LOC116916539 gene encoding uncharacterized protein LOC116916539 isoform X3 — translation MMMPILLCQLLVSLLFVFLGMYGDAARTDQISTSHWANNLKRHSRRASRPCFICPASSMISPDRYDAELYNGVDAHHDGAVRMPEPIIRPCLYSNKYQKEKMRTQVVLGPQPGTLLDQGTHRVVVKVAYQLDDSDNNITDRSLAFRHHAYCRYSLQVMPSASATEESRERVRLCRPPPSPEYGRVACSSVGDDVSITTCRYTCDNGYVTPKTDRHLVQQNWDCYSDPGTSRPPKCIKLEVPVPLDSSQCSGLNLTVPDFEDVHLALPKFQAPTTNDSAVHVTCDVNVVQSKSFSNGSNTDSPLVFKRFCVAKNNETDAKFNCNYDVQLNLDPASGNTVMFAEFRFQLGHLLPTNPSNSWCDDRVGVEKLMETAKTALLHHNAEACQTANCSLLTAQCHHEMSSNKSIAILNLSWTVAASYQPFSYDDYFYEGSEVPEGEMLIEKIKAETEVLIQKNADFRKKLEAAGGELLNKSFQLAKLDLICPLPGYVVNSSTNNCQKCPVNTFQLKGSCQPCPARTYQDRVGQTECRPCPNRPSVVKSSEHSNARCQHRPNRPVHPSIVALTKLPNRKSLDRSPAIQTRQSVGKLGKTAAAHTLREDDDKQTSSDSKHIKYKNRRHHQNSYQLASGREAVSRNSLTTINETLADPEDPCWPNPCLAGGTCFRSTRYADYSNRIVSSFKCSCRVGTKGIHCETPYCPTLYCLNGGTCHVNRQVKGHLGRDFLNCTCPLGFTGSRCEHRRRSHSNHHARIRHSRHHRQNGSLRVNIHRLVT, via the exons ATGATGATGCCGATCCTCCTTTGCCAACTGTTGGTATCGTTGCTCTTCGTCTTTTTGG gCATGTACGGTGATGCTGCAAGAACAGACCAAATATCGACAAGCCATTGGGCGAATAACCTGAAACGGCATAGTCGAAGGGCAAGTCGACCATGTTTTATCTGCCCGGCAAGTTCAATGATTTCACCCGATAGATACGACGCCGAGTTGTACAACGGGGTAGACGCCCATCATGACGGCGCCGTCCGGATGCCTGAGCCCATCATCCGCCCCTGTCTCTATTCCaacaa gtatcaaaaagaaaagatgagaaCGCAGGTGGTCCTCGGCCCTCAGCCAGGTACTCTGTTGGATCAAGGAACACATCGGGTGGTTGTCAAGGTGGCTTATCAGCTGGACGACAGTGACAACAACATCACTGATAGATCTTTAGCCTTTAGGCATCACGCTTACTGTCGTTATAGTCTGCAAGTTATGCCGTCTGCATCAGCCACAG AAGAGAGCCGGGAACGGGTGAGACTGTGCAGGCCGCCACCGTCGCCCGAGTACGGCCGAGTGGCTTGTTCTTCCGTCGGTGATGACGTCAGCATAACGACATGTCGTTACACGTGCGACAATGGATACGTGACGCCCAAAACTGACCGCCATCTCGTCCAACAAAACTGGGATTGTTACAGCGACCCTGGAACAAGCCGACCTCCCAAATGTATCA AATTGGAAGTCCCCGTTCCATTGGACTCGAGCCAGTGTTCCGGTCTGAATTTGACCGTACCGGATTTTGAGGACGTCCATCTGGCACTGCCCAAGTTCCAGGCACCGACGACGAACGACAGCGCAGTTCACGTCACATGTGATGTCAATGTCGTCCAATCTAAATCCTTTTCCAATGGCTCTAACACTGACAGTCCCCTAGTTTTCAAACGGTTTTGCGTAGCGAAAAACAACGAGACGGATGCCAAATTCAACTGCAACTACGACGTCCAACTCAACC TTGATCCCGCGTCGGGTAACACCGTCATGTTTGCTGAATTCCGGTTCCAGCTCGGACATTTGTTACCGACGAACCCATCAAACTCCTGGTGCGATGATAGAGTTGGCGTTGAGAAACTCATGGAGACGGCCAAGACGGCCCTGCTTCATCACAATGCAGAAGCTTGTCAAACTGCCAATTGTAGTTTATTGACAGCTCAATGTCATCATGAAATGTCATCTAATAAGAG TATTGCCATCCTCAACTTGTCGTGGACTGTGGCCGCTAGTTATCAGCCGTTCAGCTACGATGACTATTTTTACGAAGGTTCCGAAGTTCCAGAAGGCGAGATGCTCATTGAAAAGATAAAA GCTGAAACGGAAGTTTTAATTCAAAAGAATGCGGATTTCCGCAAAAAACTGGAAGCGGCAGGCGGAGAGCTCCTCAACAAATCCTTTCAGCTGGCCAAACTCGATTTGATTTGTCCTCTGCCGGGTTACGTCGTCAATTCATCCACCAACAATTGCC AAAAATGTCCAGTCAACACTTTCCAGTTGAAAGGCAGCTGTCAGCCGTGTCCGGCGAGAACGTATCAAGACAGAGTTGGACAGACGGAATGCCGGCCTTGTCCAAACCGCCCATCTGTAGTCAAATCATCTGAACATTCTAATGCTCGCTGTCAGCACCGACCTAACCGGCCCGTCCATCCATCAATTGTAGCCCTAACGAAATTACCAAACCGCAAGTCACTGGACAGATCCCCTGCCATACAAACTCGGCAATCTGTTGGCAAACTGGGCAAAACAGCAGCCGCACACACTTTGCGCGAAGACGATGACAAACAAACGAGCAGCGACAGCAAACACATCAAATACAAAAACCGTAGACATCATCAAAATTCGTACCAGCTGGCCAGCGGACGAGAGGCCGTTTCTCGAAACTCTTTGACAACAATAAACGAAACATTGGCCGATCCAGAAGATCCGTGTTGGCCAAATCCTTGCCTGGCCGGAGGGACTTGTTTTCGGTCCACGCGTTACGCCGATTACAGCAACCGGATAGTTAGCAGTTTCAAATGTTCGTGTCGAGTCGGAACAAAAG GTATTCATTGTGAGACGCCGTACTGTCCCACTTTGTACTGTCTGAACGGGGGAACGTGTCACGTCAACCGACAAGTCAAAGGCCATCTAGGACGTGACTTTTTGAACTGCACATGTCCGCTAGGTTTCACCGGTTCACGCTGTGAACATCGGCGCCGAAGCCATTCGAACCATCATGCCAGGATACGTCACAGTCGTCATCATCGTCAAAACGGCTCTTTGCGCGTAAATATCCATAGGCT GGTGACGTGA
- the LOC116916539 gene encoding uncharacterized protein LOC116916539 isoform X2 produces MMMPILLCQLLVSLLFVFLGMYGDAARTDQISTSHWANNLKRHSRRASRPCFICPASSMISPDRYDAELYNGVDAHHDGAVRMPEPIIRPCLYSNKYQKEKMRTQVVLGPQPGTLLDQGTHRVVVKVAYQLDDSDNNITDRSLAFRHHAYCRYSLQVMPSASATESRERVRLCRPPPSPEYGRVACSSVGDDVSITTCRYTCDNGYVTPKTDRHLVQQNWDCYSDPGTSRPPKCIKLEVPVPLDSSQCSGLNLTVPDFEDVHLALPKFQAPTTNDSAVHVTCDVNVVQSKSFSNGSNTDSPLVFKRFCVAKNNETDAKFNCNYDVQLNLDPASGNTVMFAEFRFQLGHLLPTNPSNSWCDDRVGVEKLMETAKTALLHHNAEACQTANCSLLTAQCHHEMSSNKSIAILNLSWTVAASYQPFSYDDYFYEGSEVPEGEMLIEKIKAETEVLIQKNADFRKKLEAAGGELLNKSFQLAKLDLICPLPGYVVNSSTNNCQKCPVNTFQLKGSCQPCPARTYQDRVGQTECRPCPNRPSVVKSSEHSNARCQHRPNRPVHPSIVALTKLPNRKSLDRSPAIQTRQSVGKLGKTAAAHTLREDDDKQTSSDSKHIKYKNRRHHQNSYQLASGREAVSRNSLTTINETLADPEDPCWPNPCLAGGTCFRSTRYADYSNRIVSSFKCSCRVGTKGIHCETPYCPTLYCLNGGTCHVNRQVKGHLGRDFLNCTCPLGFTGSRCEHRRRSHSNHHARIRHSRHHRQNGSLRGDVTRVDKTINEGAAGLMGTYCASNPCKNGGRCVDNSHAAPGYFTCFCPPNFQGELCDYTPCPASVARTFCPSFRYALSSVARDRKRHPCWIQTSTGHRQCWSPHSPAAFKSTHLTEAPHYEIDTTF; encoded by the exons ATGATGATGCCGATCCTCCTTTGCCAACTGTTGGTATCGTTGCTCTTCGTCTTTTTGG gCATGTACGGTGATGCTGCAAGAACAGACCAAATATCGACAAGCCATTGGGCGAATAACCTGAAACGGCATAGTCGAAGGGCAAGTCGACCATGTTTTATCTGCCCGGCAAGTTCAATGATTTCACCCGATAGATACGACGCCGAGTTGTACAACGGGGTAGACGCCCATCATGACGGCGCCGTCCGGATGCCTGAGCCCATCATCCGCCCCTGTCTCTATTCCaacaa gtatcaaaaagaaaagatgagaaCGCAGGTGGTCCTCGGCCCTCAGCCAGGTACTCTGTTGGATCAAGGAACACATCGGGTGGTTGTCAAGGTGGCTTATCAGCTGGACGACAGTGACAACAACATCACTGATAGATCTTTAGCCTTTAGGCATCACGCTTACTGTCGTTATAGTCTGCAAGTTATGCCGTCTGCATCAGCCACAG AGAGCCGGGAACGGGTGAGACTGTGCAGGCCGCCACCGTCGCCCGAGTACGGCCGAGTGGCTTGTTCTTCCGTCGGTGATGACGTCAGCATAACGACATGTCGTTACACGTGCGACAATGGATACGTGACGCCCAAAACTGACCGCCATCTCGTCCAACAAAACTGGGATTGTTACAGCGACCCTGGAACAAGCCGACCTCCCAAATGTATCA AATTGGAAGTCCCCGTTCCATTGGACTCGAGCCAGTGTTCCGGTCTGAATTTGACCGTACCGGATTTTGAGGACGTCCATCTGGCACTGCCCAAGTTCCAGGCACCGACGACGAACGACAGCGCAGTTCACGTCACATGTGATGTCAATGTCGTCCAATCTAAATCCTTTTCCAATGGCTCTAACACTGACAGTCCCCTAGTTTTCAAACGGTTTTGCGTAGCGAAAAACAACGAGACGGATGCCAAATTCAACTGCAACTACGACGTCCAACTCAACC TTGATCCCGCGTCGGGTAACACCGTCATGTTTGCTGAATTCCGGTTCCAGCTCGGACATTTGTTACCGACGAACCCATCAAACTCCTGGTGCGATGATAGAGTTGGCGTTGAGAAACTCATGGAGACGGCCAAGACGGCCCTGCTTCATCACAATGCAGAAGCTTGTCAAACTGCCAATTGTAGTTTATTGACAGCTCAATGTCATCATGAAATGTCATCTAATAAGAG TATTGCCATCCTCAACTTGTCGTGGACTGTGGCCGCTAGTTATCAGCCGTTCAGCTACGATGACTATTTTTACGAAGGTTCCGAAGTTCCAGAAGGCGAGATGCTCATTGAAAAGATAAAA GCTGAAACGGAAGTTTTAATTCAAAAGAATGCGGATTTCCGCAAAAAACTGGAAGCGGCAGGCGGAGAGCTCCTCAACAAATCCTTTCAGCTGGCCAAACTCGATTTGATTTGTCCTCTGCCGGGTTACGTCGTCAATTCATCCACCAACAATTGCC AAAAATGTCCAGTCAACACTTTCCAGTTGAAAGGCAGCTGTCAGCCGTGTCCGGCGAGAACGTATCAAGACAGAGTTGGACAGACGGAATGCCGGCCTTGTCCAAACCGCCCATCTGTAGTCAAATCATCTGAACATTCTAATGCTCGCTGTCAGCACCGACCTAACCGGCCCGTCCATCCATCAATTGTAGCCCTAACGAAATTACCAAACCGCAAGTCACTGGACAGATCCCCTGCCATACAAACTCGGCAATCTGTTGGCAAACTGGGCAAAACAGCAGCCGCACACACTTTGCGCGAAGACGATGACAAACAAACGAGCAGCGACAGCAAACACATCAAATACAAAAACCGTAGACATCATCAAAATTCGTACCAGCTGGCCAGCGGACGAGAGGCCGTTTCTCGAAACTCTTTGACAACAATAAACGAAACATTGGCCGATCCAGAAGATCCGTGTTGGCCAAATCCTTGCCTGGCCGGAGGGACTTGTTTTCGGTCCACGCGTTACGCCGATTACAGCAACCGGATAGTTAGCAGTTTCAAATGTTCGTGTCGAGTCGGAACAAAAG GTATTCATTGTGAGACGCCGTACTGTCCCACTTTGTACTGTCTGAACGGGGGAACGTGTCACGTCAACCGACAAGTCAAAGGCCATCTAGGACGTGACTTTTTGAACTGCACATGTCCGCTAGGTTTCACCGGTTCACGCTGTGAACATCGGCGCCGAAGCCATTCGAACCATCATGCCAGGATACGTCACAGTCGTCATCATCGTCAAAACGGCTCTTTGCGC GGTGACGTGACGCGAGTCGACAAAACAATTAACGAAGGAGCGGCGGGACTAATGGGAACGTACTGCGCTTCCAATCCGTGCAAAAACGGTGGCCGTTGTGTCGACAACTCTCACGCAGCGCCTGGATATTTTACCTGTTTTTGTCCGCCCAATTTCCAAG GCGAGTTATGCGATTACACACCTTGTCCCGCATCGGTCGCCAGGACATTTTGCCCATCGTTTCGCTATGCATTATCATCAGTGGCTCGTGATCGGAAGAGACACCCTTGCTGGATTCAGACATCGACTGGACATCGCCAGTGTTGGTCACCTCACTCGCCAGCTGCGTTCAAATCAACGCACTTAACTGAAGCGCCACATTACGAAATAGA CACAACATTTTGA
- the LOC116916539 gene encoding uncharacterized protein LOC116916539 isoform X1 — protein sequence MMMPILLCQLLVSLLFVFLGMYGDAARTDQISTSHWANNLKRHSRRASRPCFICPASSMISPDRYDAELYNGVDAHHDGAVRMPEPIIRPCLYSNKYQKEKMRTQVVLGPQPGTLLDQGTHRVVVKVAYQLDDSDNNITDRSLAFRHHAYCRYSLQVMPSASATEESRERVRLCRPPPSPEYGRVACSSVGDDVSITTCRYTCDNGYVTPKTDRHLVQQNWDCYSDPGTSRPPKCIKLEVPVPLDSSQCSGLNLTVPDFEDVHLALPKFQAPTTNDSAVHVTCDVNVVQSKSFSNGSNTDSPLVFKRFCVAKNNETDAKFNCNYDVQLNLDPASGNTVMFAEFRFQLGHLLPTNPSNSWCDDRVGVEKLMETAKTALLHHNAEACQTANCSLLTAQCHHEMSSNKSIAILNLSWTVAASYQPFSYDDYFYEGSEVPEGEMLIEKIKAETEVLIQKNADFRKKLEAAGGELLNKSFQLAKLDLICPLPGYVVNSSTNNCQKCPVNTFQLKGSCQPCPARTYQDRVGQTECRPCPNRPSVVKSSEHSNARCQHRPNRPVHPSIVALTKLPNRKSLDRSPAIQTRQSVGKLGKTAAAHTLREDDDKQTSSDSKHIKYKNRRHHQNSYQLASGREAVSRNSLTTINETLADPEDPCWPNPCLAGGTCFRSTRYADYSNRIVSSFKCSCRVGTKGIHCETPYCPTLYCLNGGTCHVNRQVKGHLGRDFLNCTCPLGFTGSRCEHRRRSHSNHHARIRHSRHHRQNGSLRGDVTRVDKTINEGAAGLMGTYCASNPCKNGGRCVDNSHAAPGYFTCFCPPNFQGELCDYTPCPASVARTFCPSFRYALSSVARDRKRHPCWIQTSTGHRQCWSPHSPAAFKSTHLTEAPHYEIDTTF from the exons ATGATGATGCCGATCCTCCTTTGCCAACTGTTGGTATCGTTGCTCTTCGTCTTTTTGG gCATGTACGGTGATGCTGCAAGAACAGACCAAATATCGACAAGCCATTGGGCGAATAACCTGAAACGGCATAGTCGAAGGGCAAGTCGACCATGTTTTATCTGCCCGGCAAGTTCAATGATTTCACCCGATAGATACGACGCCGAGTTGTACAACGGGGTAGACGCCCATCATGACGGCGCCGTCCGGATGCCTGAGCCCATCATCCGCCCCTGTCTCTATTCCaacaa gtatcaaaaagaaaagatgagaaCGCAGGTGGTCCTCGGCCCTCAGCCAGGTACTCTGTTGGATCAAGGAACACATCGGGTGGTTGTCAAGGTGGCTTATCAGCTGGACGACAGTGACAACAACATCACTGATAGATCTTTAGCCTTTAGGCATCACGCTTACTGTCGTTATAGTCTGCAAGTTATGCCGTCTGCATCAGCCACAG AAGAGAGCCGGGAACGGGTGAGACTGTGCAGGCCGCCACCGTCGCCCGAGTACGGCCGAGTGGCTTGTTCTTCCGTCGGTGATGACGTCAGCATAACGACATGTCGTTACACGTGCGACAATGGATACGTGACGCCCAAAACTGACCGCCATCTCGTCCAACAAAACTGGGATTGTTACAGCGACCCTGGAACAAGCCGACCTCCCAAATGTATCA AATTGGAAGTCCCCGTTCCATTGGACTCGAGCCAGTGTTCCGGTCTGAATTTGACCGTACCGGATTTTGAGGACGTCCATCTGGCACTGCCCAAGTTCCAGGCACCGACGACGAACGACAGCGCAGTTCACGTCACATGTGATGTCAATGTCGTCCAATCTAAATCCTTTTCCAATGGCTCTAACACTGACAGTCCCCTAGTTTTCAAACGGTTTTGCGTAGCGAAAAACAACGAGACGGATGCCAAATTCAACTGCAACTACGACGTCCAACTCAACC TTGATCCCGCGTCGGGTAACACCGTCATGTTTGCTGAATTCCGGTTCCAGCTCGGACATTTGTTACCGACGAACCCATCAAACTCCTGGTGCGATGATAGAGTTGGCGTTGAGAAACTCATGGAGACGGCCAAGACGGCCCTGCTTCATCACAATGCAGAAGCTTGTCAAACTGCCAATTGTAGTTTATTGACAGCTCAATGTCATCATGAAATGTCATCTAATAAGAG TATTGCCATCCTCAACTTGTCGTGGACTGTGGCCGCTAGTTATCAGCCGTTCAGCTACGATGACTATTTTTACGAAGGTTCCGAAGTTCCAGAAGGCGAGATGCTCATTGAAAAGATAAAA GCTGAAACGGAAGTTTTAATTCAAAAGAATGCGGATTTCCGCAAAAAACTGGAAGCGGCAGGCGGAGAGCTCCTCAACAAATCCTTTCAGCTGGCCAAACTCGATTTGATTTGTCCTCTGCCGGGTTACGTCGTCAATTCATCCACCAACAATTGCC AAAAATGTCCAGTCAACACTTTCCAGTTGAAAGGCAGCTGTCAGCCGTGTCCGGCGAGAACGTATCAAGACAGAGTTGGACAGACGGAATGCCGGCCTTGTCCAAACCGCCCATCTGTAGTCAAATCATCTGAACATTCTAATGCTCGCTGTCAGCACCGACCTAACCGGCCCGTCCATCCATCAATTGTAGCCCTAACGAAATTACCAAACCGCAAGTCACTGGACAGATCCCCTGCCATACAAACTCGGCAATCTGTTGGCAAACTGGGCAAAACAGCAGCCGCACACACTTTGCGCGAAGACGATGACAAACAAACGAGCAGCGACAGCAAACACATCAAATACAAAAACCGTAGACATCATCAAAATTCGTACCAGCTGGCCAGCGGACGAGAGGCCGTTTCTCGAAACTCTTTGACAACAATAAACGAAACATTGGCCGATCCAGAAGATCCGTGTTGGCCAAATCCTTGCCTGGCCGGAGGGACTTGTTTTCGGTCCACGCGTTACGCCGATTACAGCAACCGGATAGTTAGCAGTTTCAAATGTTCGTGTCGAGTCGGAACAAAAG GTATTCATTGTGAGACGCCGTACTGTCCCACTTTGTACTGTCTGAACGGGGGAACGTGTCACGTCAACCGACAAGTCAAAGGCCATCTAGGACGTGACTTTTTGAACTGCACATGTCCGCTAGGTTTCACCGGTTCACGCTGTGAACATCGGCGCCGAAGCCATTCGAACCATCATGCCAGGATACGTCACAGTCGTCATCATCGTCAAAACGGCTCTTTGCGC GGTGACGTGACGCGAGTCGACAAAACAATTAACGAAGGAGCGGCGGGACTAATGGGAACGTACTGCGCTTCCAATCCGTGCAAAAACGGTGGCCGTTGTGTCGACAACTCTCACGCAGCGCCTGGATATTTTACCTGTTTTTGTCCGCCCAATTTCCAAG GCGAGTTATGCGATTACACACCTTGTCCCGCATCGGTCGCCAGGACATTTTGCCCATCGTTTCGCTATGCATTATCATCAGTGGCTCGTGATCGGAAGAGACACCCTTGCTGGATTCAGACATCGACTGGACATCGCCAGTGTTGGTCACCTCACTCGCCAGCTGCGTTCAAATCAACGCACTTAACTGAAGCGCCACATTACGAAATAGA CACAACATTTTGA